GTGACTTCAGACCGAGACACTTTCGGCGAAGTGTGGCAACAGGTCGTCGCCGAACTCAACGACGACGAAGCCGCACGCGACCACGAACCACTGACACGCCAGCAGAAGGCGTGGCTGTCACTGGTTCGACCCCTGACCCTCACCGAAGGCTTCGCCCTGCTGACCGTGCCGACGGCGCTGGTCCAGGAACAGATCGAACGCAATCTCCGCGAGACCATCCGCTCGGTTCTCAGCCGTCACCTCGACGAACCCGTCGATCTCGGCGTCCGTATCGCCACCCCGCGCAACGACGAGCCGGTGGCGGAAACACCGGTTCCCGACGTACGGCCCATCGCCGGAGCGGCCGCAGCAGTCGACTACACGGCCGCCCCCGTGGGCGCGGGCCGCGCGCCGTCCCACATGCCGGAGTCGACGCGCCCGTCCGGCGACTGGGCGTCGTACTTCGCCGAGCGGCCCACCTCGACGCCGCCGGCCACCGGCGCAAACCTCAACCCCAAGTACACCTTTGACACCTTCGTCATCGGCGCGTCGAACCGGTTCGCGCACGCATCGGCGGTGGCGGTCTCGGAAGCCCCCGCCCGGGCCTACAACCCACTGTTCATCTGGGGAGAGTCCGGACTCGGCAAGACGCACCTGCTGCACGCCGCGGGCCATTACGCGCAGCGCCTCTTCCCGGGCATGCGGGTCAAGTACGTGTCCACCGAGGAATTCACCAACGACTTCATCAACTCGCTCCGCGACGACCGGCGGGTGGCGTTCAAGCGCCGGTATCGCGACGTCGATGTGCTGCTGGTCGATGACATCCAGTTCCTCGTGGGCAAAGAAGGTATCCAGGAAGAGTTCTTCCACACCTTCAACACCCTGCACAACGCGAGCAAGCAGATCGTCATATCCTCTGATCGACCGCCGAAACAGCTTGCGACACTGGAAGATCGGCTTCGTACACGGTTCGAGTGGGGCTTGATCACCGATGTCCAGCCGCCCGATCTGGAGACCCGGATCGCGATTCTGCGCAAGAAGGCGCAGATGGACAACATCGCGGTTCCCGACGATGTACTCGAACTCATCGCGTCGAAGATCGAGCGCAACATCCGTGAACTCGAGGGTGCACTCATCCGCGTGACGGCGTTCGCGTCGCTCAACGACGCCGCTCTCGACAAGTCCCTGGCCGACGTCGTCCTGCAGGCCCTGCTGCCCAACTCGGGGACCCTGGAGGTCAGCGCGGCGAGCATCCTCGCGATCACCGCCGAGTACTTCGACATCTCTGTCGAGGAACTACGAGGTCCCGGTAAGACACGGTCGATCGCCCAGGCCCGCCAGATCTCCATGTACCTGTGTCGTGAGCTCACCGACCTCTCGCTGCCGAAGATCGGCGAGACCTTCGACCGCGATCACACGACGGTCATGTACGCCGAACGGAAGATCCGCAAGGAGATGGCCGAGCGCCGCCGGGTGTACGACCACGTCCAGGAACTCACCGCCCGCATCAAGCAGCGCGCCGTGGGCTGACACGCGCACACCTACAGCTCTCCGCACCCCCGAGGCCACGACGGCCCGGGGGTGCGGTCGTCCGGGGGTGTTCCGCCGCCCGCAGTGGCATCCGATGGCGACTGCGATGGCCCCTCCGAATGCCAAGTCTGGTCCTTAGGTCGAGAGTCTTCGACACCGTGGACCGCCTTCCCGCAGTCGGATTCGGCCGACATCGACCCTGCTCACGATCGATCACCAGCTGTGCACAATCCTTGGGATAAGCGGGGTCGGCATGTGCATCGCCGGTGGACGCCGAGCGAACAACATGAGAACTCCACATCCCCGGACGGATCCGCTCGACGTTGCTCCACCGGTCATGCACACGTCCACACCCGCCCGGACTGGCCCGATGTCATGGTTGTCCACAGATTGCACAACTCCTATTACTGAGATGGATCCCTCTAGAAAGAGATTCTTTTGTAAGAAGGTCTGTGCACAGACCGTCGCCGATCGGGTCGCCCACGGCCGGCTCCGACGACGGTCTGACTTGGCCCCAACCACTCCGGCTCGGGCGGCGGCGTTCTACAGTGGGATTCCCGGATGCGGGATCCCACTCCAGGCCGGCCGACCCACTGCGGCGCCGACCCGGCGATCCAGGCGGGAACGAGAACGAGAGAAGGGCAACCTCCCAGCATGAAGTTTCGTGTCGCGCGTGACGAGTTCGCTGATTCCGTCGCCTGGGTGGCCCGCAGTCTCCCGTCTCGTCCGCCCGTCCCGGTTCTCGGCTGTGTGGTGCTCAACGTCGGCGAAACGGGCCTGACCGTCTCGGGTTTCGACTACGAGGTCTCGGCCCAGGAAAATCTGGGCGCGGAGGTCGCCGAGCCCGGACAGGTCCTGGTCTCCGGTCGGCTCCTCGCCGACATCACCAAGGCCCTGCCGAACAAGCCGGTCGACGTGACCCTCGACGGCGCACGCGTCGCGATCACCTGTGGCAGCGCGAAGTTCTCGCTCCCGACGATGCCGGTCGAGGACTACCCGCAGTTGCCCGACGTGCCCTCCGTCACCGGAACGATCCCGTCGCAGCTCTTCGCCGAGGCGATCTCGCAGGTGGCCGTGGCGGCCGGCAAGGACGACACCCTGCCCATGCTCACCGGTGTCCGCGTCGAGATCGAGGGCAACTCCGTCGTCCTCGCCGCGACCGACCGTTTCCGGCTCGCTGTGCGTGAATTGCAGTGGGAGCCTTCCGATCCCGACACCAAGGGAGCCGTCCTGGTGCCCGCCAAGACGCTCTCGGAGAGCGCCAAGACCGCAGGTGCCGAGGGCACCGGCGTCGTCTCGCTGGCGTTCGGTGGTGGCGCGGCCATCGGATCCGACGGCATCCTCGGCATCCTCGGCGAGACCAAGAAGACCACCACCCGCCTGCTCGACGCGGAGTTCCCGAAGTTCCGTCAGCTCCTCCCGGCCAGCCACACCGCCGTCGCCACCATCGACAGCGGCCCGCTGATCGAGGCGATCCGCCGTGTGGCCCTGGTCGCCGAGCGCGGCGCGCAGGTCCGGATGGAGTTCTCCGAGGGATCCGTGCTGCTCACCGCGGGCGGCGACGAGGCCGGCAAGGCCGAGGAAGAGCTGCCCGTGTCGTTCCAGGGTGAGCCCCTCACGATCGCGTTCAACCCCGGGTACCTGCAGGACGGATTGTCGGCGATCAACGCCGACGCGGTGGACTTCGGATTCACCACCCCCAGCCGGCCTGCCGTGCTCCGTCCGGCCAGCGGAGAGGATCCGGTCGCGGACGAGTCCGGCGCCTTCGTCGCTCCCGAGAGCGCGTTCAGCTACCTGTTGATGCCCGTCCGCCTCCCGGGCTGACGGCCGCCACGGCCTCACCGTCCTCAGGATCGACGCCGACTCGTGTTCGTCCGTGAGCTGCATCTGCGCGATTTCCGATCGTGGCGGGCCGTCGACCTCGATCTGGTACCCGGGCCGACGGTCTTCACCGGCCGCAACGGCTTCGGCAAGACCAATCTGCTCGAGGCGCTGTTCTATCTGTCGACGCTGCGCTCACACCGGGTGAGTTCCGATGCACCGCTCGTACACGCGGGATCGGCGTCGGCGTCGGTGACCGCGACGGTCGAGAACGACGGCCGTGAGCTGACCGCCGAGCTGCGGATCAATGCCGAGGGCGCCAACAAGGCGACCATCAACCGCAGCCCGGCGCGGCGGCCCCGCGACCTGCTCGGCATCCTCCGTACGGTGCTGTTCGCGCCGGAGGACCTGTCCCTGGTGCGTGGTGATCCGAGCGACCGCCGACGCTTCGTCGACGAGCTCGTCGCGCAGCGGGGTCCCCGTTTCGCCGCCGCCCGCGCGGACTACGACCGGGTCCTGCGTCAGCGGTCGGCCTTGCTCAAGACTGCCGCCGCGGCGCTGAGACGTGGTGGGCAACAGGCAGATTCGGTGGTCAGCACGCTCGATGTCTGGGACGGTCAGCTCGCGGATCTCGGCGGTCAGGTGATCGCCGCACGGTTGTCGGTGCTCGCCGAGCTCGAGCCGCACTTCACCGGCTCGTATGCGTCGATCGCGCCGCATTCACGGCCGGCCGTGCTCCGGTATCGTCCCGCCGGCGGTGTGGAGATCGAGGAACACACACCCGAGGCGATCGCCGACGCGCTGGCACTACGCCTGACGGAGTTGCGCGACAAGGAGATCGAGCGGGGCCTGTGTCTCGTCGGTCCGCATCGCGACGACATCGACATCGTCCTCGGCAGCGATATCGCGAAAGGCTTTGCCTCACACGGGGAATCCTGGTCGTTGGCCCTGGCTCTGCGCCTCGGCTCCGTCGAGCTCACCCGCGCCGAAGGTGTCGAGCCGGTGATCATGCTCGATGACGTGTTCGCCGAACTCGACGCCAAGCGGCGCGCGCAACTCGTCGATTTCACCGCCGACGCCGAGCAACTCCTCATCACCGCCGCCGTCGCCGAGGACATCCCCGGGCGTATCGGTGGCCGGCGGATCGGCGTCGATGTGGTCGACGACGACGCGGGCCGACGGTCGCACATCGTCGACGGCGCGCTCGACGATGTGACGGCAGCGGGGGAGGAAGCCCATGAGTGACGATCGACCGTCCGGGTCCCCGGATCCCGCCGACCCCGCACCACGGCCGACACCGCCCGGCGAACTCGGCGGGTACGAACGTGCCCGCAAGGCGCTCGAGGAGGCCCGGGCACAGGCCCGCGCCGCGGGTAAGTCGGTCGGCCGGGGCCGGGCGTCGCCCGTCCGTCGGGTCCCGCGCGGATCCCAGGGGCGTCGACGCTGGTCCGGCTCCGGTCCGGATCCGCGGGATCCGCAGCCCTTCGGCCGGCTGGTCGGCGGGCTGGCGAAGGATCGCGGGTGGCAGGAGAAGATCGGCGAAGGCACCCTGTTCGGGATGTGGGAACAGATCGTCGGTTCGGACATCGCGGCTCATGCGAAGCCGGTTGCGTTGCGCGACAACGTCCTCCACGTGCAGGCCGAGTCGACGGCGTGGGCGACGCAACTTCGCTACATCCAATCCCAGATCCTCGCCAAGATCGCGGCCGCCATCGGCAACGGCCAGGTCACCTCGTTGCGGATCAGCGGTCCGAAGGGCCCGTCGTGGCGTAAGGGTGAACGGCATGTGCGCGGGCGCGGCCCACGCGACACCTACGGCTGACGCGCCGCTAGCAGAGTCGACCGCACTTTACTAGTTGCAGAGCCTCGTGGGCCGTTTTCCATCCCCAAGCCACGATCGAACCGGGATCGAGGCAAAAAAATCGTTCTGAGGGCCTGTTAGCGGCCCCGGATGCGCGTTCCAGGGCGAGTCAGGCAGTACACTGTGGAGAGTTGTCCCGACAGGGGTGCACAACAGCAGACAGACAGCGCCTCCAGGCTACCCGGATGTACCCACCGGGTATTCCTGTGCGCGCAACCGCCGTGTGCCCCGTCGAGAAGGATCGACGACGGATCCGGAGACCACCTGATCCGTCGATGAGCAGAACAGGAGCGGACGCACCTCGTGGCCGACACCAACGACACCGGACCGAAGAAGAACAAGAAGAAGCCGTCAGAGTATGGCGCCGATTCGATCAACATCCTCGAAGGTCTGGAAGCCGTCCGCAAACGGCCCGGCATGTACATCGGATCCACCGGTGAGCGAGGGCTGCACCACCTGATCTGGGAGGTCGTCGACAACTCGGTCGACGAGGCGATGGCCGGCTTCGCCTCGCGCGTCGACGTGACCCTCCTGGCCGACGGCGGTGTCCAGGTCGTCGACGACGGCCGCGGCATCCCGACCGGCATGCACCGCACGGGCGTGCCGACGGTCGAGGTCGTCA
The genomic region above belongs to Gordonia hongkongensis and contains:
- the dnaN gene encoding DNA polymerase III subunit beta; amino-acid sequence: MKFRVARDEFADSVAWVARSLPSRPPVPVLGCVVLNVGETGLTVSGFDYEVSAQENLGAEVAEPGQVLVSGRLLADITKALPNKPVDVTLDGARVAITCGSAKFSLPTMPVEDYPQLPDVPSVTGTIPSQLFAEAISQVAVAAGKDDTLPMLTGVRVEIEGNSVVLAATDRFRLAVRELQWEPSDPDTKGAVLVPAKTLSESAKTAGAEGTGVVSLAFGGGAAIGSDGILGILGETKKTTTRLLDAEFPKFRQLLPASHTAVATIDSGPLIEAIRRVALVAERGAQVRMEFSEGSVLLTAGGDEAGKAEEELPVSFQGEPLTIAFNPGYLQDGLSAINADAVDFGFTTPSRPAVLRPASGEDPVADESGAFVAPESAFSYLLMPVRLPG
- the dnaA gene encoding chromosomal replication initiator protein DnaA produces the protein MTSDRDTFGEVWQQVVAELNDDEAARDHEPLTRQQKAWLSLVRPLTLTEGFALLTVPTALVQEQIERNLRETIRSVLSRHLDEPVDLGVRIATPRNDEPVAETPVPDVRPIAGAAAAVDYTAAPVGAGRAPSHMPESTRPSGDWASYFAERPTSTPPATGANLNPKYTFDTFVIGASNRFAHASAVAVSEAPARAYNPLFIWGESGLGKTHLLHAAGHYAQRLFPGMRVKYVSTEEFTNDFINSLRDDRRVAFKRRYRDVDVLLVDDIQFLVGKEGIQEEFFHTFNTLHNASKQIVISSDRPPKQLATLEDRLRTRFEWGLITDVQPPDLETRIAILRKKAQMDNIAVPDDVLELIASKIERNIRELEGALIRVTAFASLNDAALDKSLADVVLQALLPNSGTLEVSAASILAITAEYFDISVEELRGPGKTRSIAQARQISMYLCRELTDLSLPKIGETFDRDHTTVMYAERKIRKEMAERRRVYDHVQELTARIKQRAVG
- the recF gene encoding DNA replication/repair protein RecF (All proteins in this family for which functions are known are DNA-binding proteins that assist the filamentation of RecA onto DNA for the initiation of recombination or recombinational repair.); amino-acid sequence: MFVRELHLRDFRSWRAVDLDLVPGPTVFTGRNGFGKTNLLEALFYLSTLRSHRVSSDAPLVHAGSASASVTATVENDGRELTAELRINAEGANKATINRSPARRPRDLLGILRTVLFAPEDLSLVRGDPSDRRRFVDELVAQRGPRFAAARADYDRVLRQRSALLKTAAAALRRGGQQADSVVSTLDVWDGQLADLGGQVIAARLSVLAELEPHFTGSYASIAPHSRPAVLRYRPAGGVEIEEHTPEAIADALALRLTELRDKEIERGLCLVGPHRDDIDIVLGSDIAKGFASHGESWSLALALRLGSVELTRAEGVEPVIMLDDVFAELDAKRRAQLVDFTADAEQLLITAAVAEDIPGRIGGRRIGVDVVDDDAGRRSHIVDGALDDVTAAGEEAHE
- a CDS encoding DUF721 family protein, producing MSDDRPSGSPDPADPAPRPTPPGELGGYERARKALEEARAQARAAGKSVGRGRASPVRRVPRGSQGRRRWSGSGPDPRDPQPFGRLVGGLAKDRGWQEKIGEGTLFGMWEQIVGSDIAAHAKPVALRDNVLHVQAESTAWATQLRYIQSQILAKIAAAIGNGQVTSLRISGPKGPSWRKGERHVRGRGPRDTYG